The bacterium genomic sequence TTCATGCCGTAGGTCTTGCGGTTGCCGGTCAGTTTTTCGCACAGCCACATGATGGGCTCCCGCATCCGCCAGGTCTGCATCAGCACGGTGTCAAAGCCGATGATGTGCCCGGCCACCCCCAGCCACAAAGCGTGGGAATGGATGCGCTCCAGCTCCAACATGATGGTTCTTATGAAGTCGGCCCGGCGGGGGACCTTGATCCCGGCCGCGTGCTCCACTAATTTGCAGAAGGAGACATTGTGGACGAAGCCGCAGATGCCGCAGATCCGCTCGGCAATGAACGGTATCTGGTTGTAGGTCAGCGAGGCGTCGCCCAGTTTTTCTATCCCCCGGTGGGCGTAAAAGCCGCGGTAGTCCACGTCCACCACCTTCTCGCCCTCGACGTACAGCCGGAAGTAAGTGGCCTCTTCAAAGACCGGGAAATACGGCCCCATGGCCACCACCGTGGTGTTGGGCGGGTTGTCCTTGAAGGGATAGGCGTTCTCCGGGTTGGAGGGCGGCTTGGAACTGTAGTCGAAGTCCCGGCGCAGCGGATAGACCTCGTTCGGCCAGTCATCGGCCAGCACCAATCTCCGGGGATCGGGATGGCCCTCGAACTGCACACCCAGCAGATCGCGGATCTCCCGCTCCGACCAGTTGGCCCCGGCGATGACGTTGGTGATGGAGGGCAGCACCGGCTTGTGGGGATCGGCCGAGACATCGATGGTAACGAAGAAGTGCTCCTTGTCAAAGCTGAACAGGTGGTAGACCCCGAAGCGCTTTTTAAGCTCCCGCTCGTCCGAGCCCACGCTCACTAAGTAGCGGGCCTTGGTGGTGCGGTGCAGTATCTCCACGGCCTGGACCGAGGCCTGGGGCTTGACCTCCACCCACAACTGTTCGGGAATAGGCTCGGTGTGGGCGATGAAGCCGGTGCCCAGCTTGGCCTTTAATAAAGAGAGTATTTCCTGTTTGGTCATATTTCCTGAAAGTTAAAAAGTTACAAAGGTTGAAAATGTTCAAATGTTGTTCTATGTCTAACCTATTCAGTTTCTCCAAAATTAAACCCAAAGCACGATC encodes the following:
- a CDS encoding NADH-quinone oxidoreductase subunit C codes for the protein MTKQEILSLLKAKLGTGFIAHTEPIPEQLWVEVKPQASVQAVEILHRTTKARYLVSVGSDERELKKRFGVYHLFSFDKEHFFVTIDVSADPHKPVLPSITNVIAGANWSEREIRDLLGVQFEGHPDPRRLVLADDWPNEVYPLRRDFDYSSKPPSNPENAYPFKDNPPNTTVVAMGPYFPVFEEATYFRLYVEGEKVVDVDYRGFYAHRGIEKLGDASLTYNQIPFIAERICGICGFVHNVSFCKLVEHAAGIKVPRRADFIRTIMLELERIHSHALWLGVAGHIIGFDTVLMQTWRMREPIMWLCEKLTGNRKTYGMNLIGGVRRDITKAQVPEVRKKIDAMDKEWQAVLDAVKDDTTLRMRLEKVGILNREQSHEWAAVGPVARAADIDMDSRKDHPYCAYDAVDFKVITADTNDVWGRTVVRILETIESFKIVRQCLDALMELPEGDIITEIRDEIPAGRIAISAVEAPRGEDVHFLLTGGDNRPYRWRVRCPTYPNLPTVQVMVKGEQVADVPIILGSIDPCFSCTERMEVCDLSTGKIRIYSQEELFNWTTKRS